A stretch of DNA from Myxococcales bacterium:
GAACACATGCTCGCTATGCAGCAGCTTTGGGCCAACGAGGTTGCGGAGTACCACGGTGAGTTCGTGCATTTTGATGCGAGTTGGCAGTGGCCCAAGCCCGTACAGAAGCCGCGGCCCCGTACTCTGATCGGTGGGGGCGCTGGCCCCAAGCTCTTTGATCACATCGCCGAGTACGCTGACGGTTGGCTGCCGATTGGCGGCGCGGGCTTACGGGAATCGTTGCCGCGCCTGCGAGCGGCTCTCGAAGCCCGCGATCGCGATCCCTCGACCCTCCACATCGTGCCTTTTGGCGTTCAACCGGACACTGCCAAGCTCGACTACTACGCTGAACTCGGTGTTACGGAGGCGGTACTGCGCCTGCCGTCCGCGCCGCGTGACGCGGTGCTGCCAGTACTCGACGATTTTGCTCGCTATCTTTCGCGCTGAATCACTGAATTGGAGAGATCCATGGATCGCGAGTCGTCGCTTGCCATCACCAAGCGATTGATCGAACACGTCGTGGCCGATACCACGGATCTGGCCGACGCCCCGATGGTCGAGCCCGCCGAAATCTTTCTCGATCGCGATCGCTGGGAGCGGGAACGCGAACAGTTCTTCTTCGATACTCCACAAGTGATCGGATTTGCCGGGGAGGTGGCCGCGCCGGGTTCATTCATGACCGCCGAGGTGATGGGCGTTCCCGTTGTCGTGGTGCGAGACGAGGACAACACCTTGCGGGCCTTTCTGAATGTTTGCTCCCACCGGGGTGCCCGGGTCGCAACGGGTTGTGGCAAGCGGAAGCGGTTGGTTTGTGGCTTTCACGGCTGGAGCTACGAGCTGAACGGGAAGCTCGCTGGACGCGGTCGAGCCGAGGCCTTCGAACCCGAAGCGTCGAACCCCAGCTTGCAGCCGCTACCCGTGAGCGACCGCGCGGGCTTGATCGTGGTCGGCGTGCGGCCCGGGATGGGGCCGCTGCGGGTCGAACACGCCCTCGACGACATTGCGTCCGCGCTCCTGGGTCATGGACTCGAGCAGATGACGTTGGTGGGGAGTGAACGGTTCGAAGTTGCGGCCAACTGGAAGCTGGTGGTCAATCTGAGCCATGAGGGGTACCACTTTTCGACACTTCACCGGGACAGCCTTGCGCCGCTGATGACTGGCCACGGTGTTGTCGACGAGTTTGGCATTCACACCCGCTGGGCGTTTCCCTTGCGCGGCATCGAGAGCTTGCGCGACAAGGACGAAGCCGACTGGCCAGATTTTCCTCGCGCTGCCGTGAATCACACGTTGTTTCCCGGCACGGTGGTTGTCGC
This window harbors:
- a CDS encoding LLM class F420-dependent oxidoreductase translates to MKIGVAIHATDKSISPVDLAREAEARGFYSLYIPEHTHIPTSRRTPAPTGEDELGEEYARSPDPYISLAAAASVTETIRLGTGISLPAQHDPITLAKEIATLDLVSNGRLVFGIGFGWNREEMEHHGVVYATRRAQVREHMLAMQQLWANEVAEYHGEFVHFDASWQWPKPVQKPRPRTLIGGGAGPKLFDHIAEYADGWLPIGGAGLRESLPRLRAALEARDRDPSTLHIVPFGVQPDTAKLDYYAELGVTEAVLRLPSAPRDAVLPVLDDFARYLSR
- a CDS encoding aromatic ring-hydroxylating dioxygenase subunit alpha, producing the protein MDRESSLAITKRLIEHVVADTTDLADAPMVEPAEIFLDRDRWEREREQFFFDTPQVIGFAGEVAAPGSFMTAEVMGVPVVVVRDEDNTLRAFLNVCSHRGARVATGCGKRKRLVCGFHGWSYELNGKLAGRGRAEAFEPEASNPSLQPLPVSDRAGLIVVGVRPGMGPLRVEHALDDIASALLGHGLEQMTLVGSERFEVAANWKLVVNLSHEGYHFSTLHRDSLAPLMTGHGVVDEFGIHTRWAFPLRGIESLRDKDEADWPDFPRAAVNHTLFPGTVVVANEGNAQMIRVEPGEHPGSSVVYFSSVSEVLGSEVSGDAEENEISEAALAIYEFGRNIFATEDLPISEECQRGIEASGRPVIIGRNEPVVQMWQRRWSEELE